A DNA window from Fragaria vesca subsp. vesca linkage group LG3, FraVesHawaii_1.0, whole genome shotgun sequence contains the following coding sequences:
- the LOC101300127 gene encoding methyltransferase-like protein 25-like, whose translation MSSNYSCETASETLEWINAIIDFMKPFSFLTNAHVVNFFNDRLWEAIDHDWMDCLRQEPVENLLQIPSGVVQDHWPASLKEFVVTLRSLALPRQQADLQAVLPGISMTSLNSVLSTGMNSKKKHEVEILSAVVSSVANNIGAHAIIDVGAGQGYLAQVLSFHYQHSVIAIDACSHHGRVTNARAEQIKKHYAAQMRKSVAGNRNLDVPKTITCNVMSIDMLKALADISLHKDNASLLQASCHADGETSLVLAGLHACGDLSVTMLKTFTECEEVKAVVSVGCCYNLLSEEGFNHVGSQCGFPMSRGVKSADLSLGKSSRDLACQSAERWGCLENDAGLHNFELHTFRAAFQMVLSRYYPEVVITSPSIGRQGKALRRQQSRGTIDSSMNQKEGTCSSLPQLPCDMKGSGSHLKTTKIETDDSFEMELETTTKGSGHSSSKATKYMGTPLISKYTLFEKYCLSGLCRLGLEPLKETDLHGIWKEVQPFAELVGPYWTLRAAFGPLLETLLLLDRLLFLQEQGSSIDVVMLPIFDPALSPRNVAIIAKKS comes from the exons ATGTCAAGCAACTACTCATGCGAGACCGCGAGCGAGACCCTGGAATGGATCAACGCCATCATCGACTTCATGAAGCCCTTCTCTTTCTTGACCAACGCTCACGTCGTCAATTTCTTCAACGATCGACTCTGGGAGGCCATTGATCACGATTGGATGGACTGCTTACGGCAGGAACCAGTCGAAAATCTCCTCCAAATTCCATCTGGAGTGGTCCAG GATCACTGGCCGGCTTCGCTCAAGGAGTTTGTTGTTACGTTGAGGTCTCTCGCGCTTCCTCGACAGCAGGCCGACTTGCAGGCG GTATTACCTGGAATTAGCATGACTTCCCTCAATAGTGTTCTTTCGACGGGCATGAATTCGAAGAAGAAACATGAA GTAGAAATTCTTTCGGCTGTTGTCAGTTCAGTTGCAAACAACATCGGTGCTCACGCAATAATAGATGTTGGTGCTGGTCAG GGGTATCTTGCACAAGTACTTTCCTTCCACTACCAACATTCGGTAATTGCAATTGATGCCTGCTCTCACCATGGAAGGGTTACCAATGCACGTGCAGAGCAGATCAAGAAACATTATGCTGCTCAGATGCGTAAATCCGT AGCAGGAAACAGGAATTTGGATGTGCCTAAGACAATCACATGCAATGTGATGTCTATTGACATGTTGAAAGCTTTGGCTGATATATCACTGCATAAAGATAATGCCTCTCTACTACAAGCTTCCTGCCATGCGGATGGTGAAACTTCATTAGTTCTTGCTGGGCTTCATGCTTGTGGAGATCTTTCGGTGACAATGCTCAA GACCTTTACGGAGTGTGAAGAGGTTAAAGCAGTTGTTAGCGTTGGCTGCTGTTACAACTTATTGTCTGAAGAGGGTTTCAATCATGTGGGGTCTCAGTGTGGTTTTCCCATGAGTCGTGGTGTTAAATCTGCTGACTTGTCACTTGGAAAAAGTTCACGTGACCTTGCTTGTCAG AGTGCAGAGAGATGGGGTTGTTTGGAAAATGATGCTGGTCTCCACAATTTTGAGTTGCATACTTTCCGTGCTGCTTTTCAGATG GTTTTGAGTCGATATTATCCTGAAGTTGTGATAACTAGTCCATCCATTGGGCGTCAAGGGAAGGCTTTGCGTCGCCAGCAAAGTAGGGGCACGATAGACTCCTCTATGAATCAGAAGGAAGGGACTTGTTCATCCTTGCCTCAGTTACCTTGTGATATGAAAGGAAGTGGTTCTCACCTAAAAACCACAAAAATTGAAACAG ATGACAGTTTTGAGATGGAGTTAGAGACAACAACCAAAGGCAGTGGGCATTCATCTAGTAAGGCCACCAAATACATGGGGACTCCACTCATTAGCAAATATACACTTTTTGAGAAATACTGTCTATCCGGATTATGTCGCCTGGGTCTTGAGCCTCTGAAGGAGACAGATCTCCATGGAATATGGAAGGAAGTTCAGCCTTTTGCT GAACTTGTTGGACCTTATTGGACTCTTCGAGCTGCTTTTGGGCCTCTCTTGGAAACTCTACTTTTGCTTGATCGATTATTGTTCCTACAAGAGCAAGGCAGTTCAATTGACGTAGTCATGTTACCTATTTTTGATCCAGCATTATCCCCGAGGAATGTGGCCATTATTGCTAAAAAAAGTTGA
- the LOC101306705 gene encoding 60S ribosomal protein L41-like: MRAKWKKKRMRRLKRKRRKMRQRSK, from the exons ATGAGGGCCAAG TGGAAGAAGAAGAGGATGAGGAGGTTGAAGAGGAAGCGCCGAAAGATGAGGCAGAGATCGAAGTAG
- the LOC101302913 gene encoding pentatricopeptide repeat-containing protein At1g79080, chloroplastic-like, with amino-acid sequence MAILINSVSPITHSSPETARKGCGFFSHIRVQTFLLNKGFSRVLASTQITISPKDTVFTLPNWRNPKNDRRSREVRLIDAFQHLESMTGKGQKPDVGQATQLLYDLCKASKMRKAMRVMEMMVASGIIPDAASYTFLVNYLCKRGNIGYAMQLVEKMEEYGYPTNTITYNSLVRGLCVRGNLNKSLQLLDKLIHKGLVPNVYTYSFLIEAAYKERGVNEAMKLLEEIIAKGGKPNLVSYNVLLTGLCKEGRSDEAMKFFRSLPSMGLRPNVVSYNIVLRSLCYEGRWEEANVLLAEMDGEDRIPSVATYNILIGSLSLHGRTEHALEVLDEMAKSRFKPTAASYNPIIARLCKEGKVDHVVKCLDQMIFQRCNRNEGTFNAIAVLCEQGKVQQAYSIIQSLGNKQKCSTTEFYRNVITSLCRKGNTYPALQILYEMTKYRFTPDSYTYSSLIRGLCLEGMLNEAVEIFKVMEENNQRPDTENFNALLLGICKCRRTDLALQVFEMMIEKGRMPNEMTYTILVEGLAHEKEMELATEVLRELQGRRVMSPNTVERLVMQYDLEEIPL; translated from the coding sequence ATGGCGATTCTTATAAACTCAGTGTCTCCTATAACACACTCATCACCAGAAACTGCTAGAAAGGGTTGTGGGTTCTTTTCCCACATCAGGGTCCAGACTTTTTTACTCAACAAAGGCTTTTCTAGAGTTTTGGCATCAACCCAGATTACCATTTCTCCAAAGGACACTGTTTTCACTTTGCCCAATTGGAGAAATCCTAAGAATGATAGAAGAAGTAGAGAAGTTAGGCTAATAGATGCCTTTCAGCATTTAGAGTCTATGACAGGGAAGGGCCAAAAGCCTGATGTGGGCCAAGCAACTCAGCTCTTGTATGATCTGTGCAAGGCGAGTAAGATGAGGAAGGCGATGAGAGTGATGGAAATGATGGTTGCTTCAGGCATTATACCTGATGCAGCTTCATATACCTTCTTGGTGAACTATTTGTGTAAAAGAGGGAATATTGGGTATGCAATGCAGTTGGTTGAGAAGATGGAGGAGTATGGATATCCAACGAATACTATTACTTACAATTCGCTTGTTAGAGGGCTTTGTGTGAGAGGTAACTTGAATAAAAGCTTGCAGCTTTTGGATAAGCTGATACACAAGGGGCTTGTCCCGAATGTTTATACTTACTCTTTCTTGATTGAAGCGGCTTACAAGGAAAGAGGGGTCAACGAAGCAATGAAGCTCCTGGAGGAAATCATTGCTAAAGGTGGAAAGCCTAATTTGGTTAGTTACAATGTCTTGTTGACTGGTTTGTGTAAGGAAGGCAGGAGTGATGAGGCAATGAAGTTCTTTAGGAGTTTGCCTTCGATGGGACTCAGACCAAATGTTGTGAGCTATAACATTGTACTGAGGAGCTTGTGTTATGAAGGTAGGTGGGAAGAGGCGAATGTGCTTTTAGCTGAGATGGATGGTGAGGATCGGATACCCTCCGTAGCTACGTATAACATCTTAATCGGTTCTCTTTCTCTTCATGGTAGAACAGAACATGCGCTTGAAGTTTTGGATGAAATGGCAAAGAGTCGGTTCAAGCCTACTGCTGCAAGCTACAATCCGATAATCGCTCGTCTCTGCAAAGAGGGGAAAGTGGATCATGTGGTTAAGTGTCTAGATCAAATGATATTCCAGCGATGTAATCGTAATGAGGGAACATTCAATGCTATTGCTGTGCTATGTGAGCAAGGGAAGGTGCAACAAGCATACTCTATCATCCAAAGCCTCGGGAATAAACAGAAGTGCTCCACAACTGAGTTTTACAGAAACGTAATCACAAGCTTGTGCAGGAAAGGAAATACATATCCAGCATTGCAGATTTTATATGAAATGACCAAGTATCGTTTCACTCCAGATTCTTATACCTATTCATCTTTGATCAGAGGGTTATGTTTGGAGGGTATGTTAAATGAAGCAGTGGAGATTTTCAAGGTCATGGAGGAAAACAACCAAAGGCCTGATACTGAGAATTTCAATGCCCTTTTACTCGGAATTTGCAAATGTCGAAGAACAGATCTCGCCTTGCAGGTTTTTGAGATGATGATTGAGAAAGGGCGAATGCCTAATGAAATGACATATACCATTCTCGTGGAAGGGCTTGCGCATGAAAAGGAAATGGAGCTGGCAACCGAAGTTTTGAGAGAGTTGCAGGGCAGACGGGTTATGAGTCCAAATACAGTGGAAAGACTAGTTATGCAGTATGACCTTGAGGAAATACCACTGTAA
- the LOC101305830 gene encoding uncharacterized protein LOC101305830, whose translation MENGDNHGEASYPNADQTKIENKKTTTAESSEALAKGLSSTLAAIIKDFDSKAQQTFTSQDQLSQALDRLTRELDKLLEDAPMPFIMQHAAKITAVRKRVLSLNSVLKNVQRRLDNIDRMLTVGVPHPNQHDKTNTEHSGLH comes from the exons ATGGAAAACGGAGACAACCACGGCGAGGCATCGTACCCAAATGCCGACCAGACCAAAATCGAGAACAAGAAGACAACAACAGCGGAATCATCGGAGGCTTTGGCAAAGGGACTGTCTTCGACCCTCGCCGCCATCATTAAAGACTTCGATTCCAAAGCCCAGCAGACCTTCACCAGCCAAGACCAGCTCTCTCAAGCCCTCGATCGCCTCACCCGCG AGCTGGATAAGTTGTTGGAAGATGCTCCGATGCCGTTTATAATGCAACACGCGGCGAAGATCACGGCGGTTAGGAAGAGGGTTTTGTCTCTTAACTCGGTTTTGAAGAATGTTCAACGCCGTCTTGACAATATAGACCGCATGTTAACTGTTGGAGTTCCACATCCTAATCAACATG ATAAGACGAACACTGAACATTCAGGACTGCATTAA
- the LOC101304556 gene encoding uncharacterized protein LOC101304556 produces MASACVNNIGMSPEKFSPATTYPSYGWLSPRVSFSCDNNNGDNGRVPGTNKPSSPGKNQPESSDPELSGGEFEFRLEDPVAMLPADELFSGGKLMPLHISSVKPPVNEPSNSSEIRLPETVQFRRRPEAMSASLSDPYLFSPKAPRCSSRWRELLGLKKLYLNSSNGNGNGNGAKAEVSQKTTSSSAAPKSLKHFLHRSSKSLSSSIDASLSLPLLRDSDCESVSISSRLSLSSSSSGHEHDDLPRLSLDSDKPNPHPNQMFSLHRKPTRAKTAVKIREIKQRAAADQAARVGRSPMRRPAAAETSATAVATSRGVSVDSPRMNSSGKIVFQSLERSSSSPSSFNGGPRLKHRGMERSYSANVRVTPVLNVPVCSLRGSSKTGFGFGQLFSSPQKRDSNGAVFGKGVQQHSHYVQQSQSHNNRNRADRN; encoded by the coding sequence ATGGCCTCCGCTTGCGTCAACAACATCGGCATGTCGCCGGAGAAATTCTCGCCGGCGACGACCTACCCCTCCTACGGCTGGCTCAGCCCTAGAGTCTCCTTCAGCTGCGACAACAACAACGGCGACAATGGCCGGGTCCCCGGAACTAATAAGCCTTCGTCTCCGGGGAAGAATCAACCGGAAAGTTCAGATCCGGAGCTTTCCGGAGGAGAGTTCGAGTTCCGGCTTGAAGATCCGGTCGCCATGCTCCCCGCCGACGAGCTCTTCTCCGGCGGGAAGCTCATGCCGCTCCACATCTCCTCCGTCAAACCTCCCGTCAACGAGCCTTCTAACTCCTCCGAGATCAGGTTACCGGAGACGGTGCAGTTCCGCCGGAGACCGGAGGCGATGAGCGCTTCTCTCTCGGACCCCTACTTGTTCTCTCCTAAAGCTCCGAGGTGCTCCAGCCGTTGGAGAGAGCTACTTGGATTGAAGAAGCTCTACCTGAACTCCAGTAACGGTAACGGAAACGGTAACGGCGCGAAGGCCGAGGTTAGTCAGAAAACGACGTCGTCTTCCGCAGCGCCCAAGTCACTGAAGCACTTCCTTCACCGAAGCTCCAAGTCACTGTCGTCTTCGATTGACGCCTCGCTGAGCTTGCCGCTGCTTAGAGACTCCGACTGCGAGTCCGTCTCCATCTCCTCCCGCCTCTCGCTCTCGTCCTCGTCCTCCGGCCACGAGCACGACGACCTGCCCCGCCTCTCCCTCGATTCGGACAAACCGAACCCGCACCCGAACCAGATGTTCTCGCTCCACCGTAAACCAACCCGGGCCAAAACCGCCGTCAAGATCCGGGAAATCAAGCAGAGAGCGGCGGCGGATCAGGCCGCCAGGGTAGGACGGAGCCCGATGCGGAGGCCGGCGGCGGCGGAAACCAGCGCCACCGCCGTCGCGACCAGCCGAGGCGTATCGGTGGACAGCCCGAGAATGAACTCGTCGGGGAAGATAGTGTTCCAGAGCCTAGAGCGGAGCTCGAGCAGTCCAAGCAGCTTCAACGGTGGGCCCCGGCTGAAGCACAGAGGCATGGAGCGGTCGTACTCAGCCAACGTCAGAGTGACGCCGGTCTTAAACGTCCCGGTCTGCTCCCTCCGGGGCTCCTCGAAAACCGGGTTCGGGTTCGGGCAGCTATTTTCCTCCCCGCAAAAACGCGACTCAAACGGCGCCGTTTTCGGGAAGGGAGTTCAGCAGCACAGCCATTACGTGCAGCAGAGTCAGAGCCATAACAACAGGAACCGGGCAGACCGTAACTGA